A stretch of Metabacillus sp. FJAT-52054 DNA encodes these proteins:
- the radA gene encoding DNA repair protein RadA: MAKTKTKFMCQSCGYESAKWMGKCPGCGAWNTMNEETFKTGTGTGSRRTAFQHSAQTAQKASPITKIETSSEPRIMTKMKELNRVLGNGIVKGSLVLIGGDPGIGKSTLLLQVSSQLADLGNRVLYISGEESVKQTKLRADRLDVSSDELLVLAETDMEFITKAIDESEPAFVVIDSIQTVYQSEITSAPGSVSQVRECTAELMRIAKTKGIAIFIVGHVTKEGSIAGPRLLEHMVDAVLYFEGERHHTYRILRAVKNRFGSTNEMGIFEMKEAGLAEVLNPSEIFLEERSKGAAGSTVVASMEGTRPVLVEIQALISPTSFGNPRRMATGIDHNRVPLLMAVLEKRVGLLLQNQDAYLKVAGGVKLDEPAIDLAVSVSIASSFRDVPTNPMDIIIGEVGLTGEVRRVSRIEQRVQEAAKLGFKRVILPEANIGGWTPPPGIKIIGVKSVAEALQHSLGG; the protein is encoded by the coding sequence ATGGCAAAAACGAAAACGAAATTTATGTGCCAGTCATGCGGCTATGAGTCTGCGAAATGGATGGGGAAATGTCCCGGATGCGGCGCATGGAATACGATGAACGAAGAAACGTTTAAAACAGGTACGGGAACAGGCTCCAGAAGAACCGCCTTTCAGCATTCCGCTCAGACCGCTCAAAAGGCTTCTCCCATAACAAAAATCGAAACATCATCAGAACCGCGCATTATGACAAAAATGAAGGAATTAAACCGGGTCCTGGGCAACGGAATTGTAAAGGGTTCTCTTGTTTTGATTGGGGGAGATCCCGGTATAGGGAAATCCACTTTGCTGCTGCAAGTATCCTCGCAGCTTGCTGATTTGGGTAACCGTGTGCTTTATATATCAGGAGAGGAATCGGTTAAACAGACAAAGCTTCGGGCTGACCGTCTTGATGTTTCATCAGATGAGCTTCTCGTTTTGGCTGAAACTGACATGGAATTTATCACGAAAGCCATTGATGAATCCGAGCCGGCTTTTGTCGTGATTGATTCCATCCAAACTGTGTATCAGAGTGAGATCACCTCTGCACCCGGAAGTGTTTCACAGGTAAGGGAATGTACCGCAGAATTAATGAGAATTGCAAAGACGAAGGGAATTGCGATTTTTATTGTAGGCCACGTTACAAAGGAAGGCTCCATAGCGGGTCCGCGTCTGCTTGAGCATATGGTGGATGCGGTTCTGTATTTTGAAGGCGAACGCCATCATACATACCGGATTCTCCGTGCCGTAAAAAATCGTTTCGGGTCCACAAATGAGATGGGAATTTTTGAAATGAAGGAAGCGGGTCTAGCTGAAGTGCTGAATCCATCGGAAATATTCCTTGAGGAAAGGTCAAAAGGGGCTGCCGGTTCAACAGTTGTTGCATCGATGGAAGGAACGAGGCCTGTCCTCGTCGAAATACAAGCATTAATCTCTCCCACAAGTTTTGGAAATCCGAGAAGAATGGCAACGGGCATTGATCATAACCGGGTGCCTCTTTTGATGGCGGTTCTTGAAAAGCGAGTGGGTCTGCTTCTTCAAAACCAGGATGCCTATTTAAAAGTAGCGGGCGGAGTTAAGCTGGATGAACCGGCTATCGATCTTGCTGTTTCAGTAAGCATTGCTTCGAGCTTCCGTGATGTGCCGACCAATCCGATGGATATCATTATCGGCGAAGTCGGTTTGACCGGTGAGGTGAGAAGAGTCTCGAGAATTGAACAAAGAGTTCAGGAGGCAGCAAAGCTTGGCTTTAAACGGGTGATTCTGCCGGAAGCCAATATTGGAGGCTGGACGCCGCCGCCTGGCATTAAAATTATTGGAGTTAAAAGCGTAGCGGAAGCCTTGCAGCATTCACTGGGGGGATGA
- the disA gene encoding DNA integrity scanning diadenylate cyclase DisA: MLDKQKSARYLKDILRFIAPGTPIREGIENVLRAKTGGLIVLGYNEKVKDLVDGGFYIHSPFSPAHLYELAKMDGSIILSDSGQKILFANAQLVPDSSIPSSETGMRHRTAERVAKQSGCLVIAISQRRNVITLYHGEHKYSLRDIGVILVKANQAIQTLEKYKTVFDQSIASLNALEFEELVTYGEVLHVLHRIEMVLRIKNEIITYVNELGTEGRLIRLQMSELVTDIEGETMLLIKDYSLNRLQDPRSVLKQLQELANFDLLEDSVLFKLLGHPHYTNTEEQILPRGYRILSKIQRLPPSIIDNLVTKFLNLKLIFHASVEQLDEVEGIGEIRARKIKEGLKRMQQQSLIDR, translated from the coding sequence ATGTTGGATAAGCAGAAATCTGCCAGATATTTAAAAGATATTTTGAGATTCATAGCTCCGGGAACACCAATCCGCGAGGGAATTGAGAATGTGCTCAGAGCCAAAACCGGCGGATTGATTGTGCTGGGATACAATGAAAAAGTAAAGGATCTTGTGGATGGCGGTTTTTATATTCATTCTCCATTTTCTCCTGCTCATTTGTACGAGCTCGCGAAAATGGACGGCTCTATCATCTTAAGTGACTCAGGACAAAAGATTCTTTTTGCCAATGCACAGCTCGTCCCTGATTCGTCGATTCCATCATCTGAGACTGGCATGAGGCACAGGACGGCAGAACGGGTAGCTAAGCAGTCTGGCTGTCTGGTAATTGCGATATCCCAGCGCAGAAATGTCATCACCCTTTATCATGGGGAGCATAAATACTCTCTTCGGGACATAGGAGTCATTTTAGTGAAAGCCAATCAGGCAATCCAAACTCTTGAGAAATATAAAACGGTTTTCGATCAATCGATTGCAAGCCTGAATGCACTGGAGTTTGAAGAGCTTGTGACCTATGGAGAAGTGCTGCATGTTCTCCACCGGATTGAGATGGTGCTGCGGATCAAAAACGAAATTATTACGTATGTGAATGAGCTTGGGACAGAGGGCCGTCTGATCCGCCTTCAGATGAGTGAGCTTGTTACGGATATTGAGGGCGAAACGATGCTGCTTATTAAGGACTACAGCTTGAACCGTCTTCAGGATCCCCGCTCCGTTCTTAAACAGCTTCAGGAACTGGCGAATTTTGATTTACTGGAAGACTCTGTGCTTTTCAAGCTGCTTGGCCATCCTCACTATACGAACACGGAGGAGCAGATTTTGCCGAGAGGCTATCGGATTCTCAGCAAGATTCAGCGGCTGCCGCCATCCATTATTGACAATCTTGTGACAAAATTTCTCAATCTGAAACTTATCTTTCACGCATCCGTAGAACAGTTGGATGAGGTGGAGGGCATAGGTGAAATAAGAGCGAGAAAAATAAAAGAAGGCCTGAAAAGGATGCAGCAGCAGTCTTTGATTGACCGATGA
- a CDS encoding PIN/TRAM domain-containing protein, with translation MLQRIVQIFFLITGGVLGIFFMPALLKLMNLQDIPFLNTPYTLAILGAVIFFLATFWLVDYAVNWIKKWEESLVKAPVTDVLFGSLGLVFGLIIAFLLVNVIPFKDIPYLFSTIIPVFLTLLLGYLGFQVGFKKKDELIGLFSLPGRINKKKGTNEDETEYEDKKLKILDTSVIIDGRIADICQTGFLEGTIVIPQFVLGELQHIADSSDVLKRNRGRRGLDILNRIQKELAIKVEIYEGDFEEIQEVDSKLVKLAKLTSGVVVTNDFNLNKVCELQNVAVFNINDLANAVKPVVLPGEEMKVQVIKDGKEHNQGVAYLDDGTMIVVEDGRNYIGKHIDVLVTSVLQTSAGRMIFAKPKLLEKAL, from the coding sequence ATGTTACAGCGAATCGTTCAAATCTTCTTTCTGATTACAGGAGGAGTATTGGGAATCTTTTTTATGCCCGCATTGCTAAAACTTATGAATCTACAGGACATACCTTTTTTAAATACACCGTATACACTAGCGATTTTAGGAGCCGTCATTTTCTTTCTGGCAACTTTCTGGCTTGTGGATTACGCTGTTAATTGGATTAAGAAGTGGGAAGAGTCCCTTGTAAAAGCTCCGGTAACAGATGTACTTTTCGGAAGTCTCGGATTGGTTTTTGGACTCATAATTGCTTTTCTTCTTGTTAATGTTATTCCGTTTAAAGATATTCCGTATCTGTTCAGCACGATCATTCCTGTTTTTCTTACCCTGCTGTTGGGCTACCTCGGATTTCAGGTAGGATTTAAGAAGAAGGATGAACTGATTGGCCTATTCTCATTGCCAGGACGCATTAATAAGAAAAAGGGTACGAATGAAGATGAAACAGAGTATGAGGATAAGAAGCTGAAAATCCTCGATACAAGCGTTATTATTGATGGCAGGATTGCAGATATCTGCCAGACTGGTTTCCTTGAAGGCACCATTGTCATCCCGCAGTTTGTTCTGGGAGAGCTTCAGCATATTGCTGATTCATCCGATGTGCTGAAAAGAAACAGAGGCCGCAGGGGTCTTGATATTTTAAACCGCATTCAAAAAGAATTGGCTATCAAAGTTGAGATTTACGAAGGCGATTTTGAAGAGATTCAGGAAGTGGACAGCAAGCTTGTAAAATTGGCTAAGCTGACTTCCGGTGTTGTCGTAACCAATGATTTTAACTTGAATAAAGTCTGTGAGCTTCAAAATGTAGCTGTATTTAACATTAATGATCTGGCTAATGCTGTGAAGCCGGTTGTTCTTCCGGGTGAAGAGATGAAGGTGCAGGTCATTAAAGACGGGAAAGAACACAACCAGGGTGTAGCTTATTTGGATGATGGAACAATGATTGTCGTAGAAGACGGCCGCAATTACATCGGCAAGCACATCGATGTGCTCGTAACGTCTGTATTGCAGACTTCTGCGGGACGAATGATTTTTGCTAAACCAAAGCTTCTTGAAAAAGCGCTTTAA
- the ispD gene encoding 2-C-methyl-D-erythritol 4-phosphate cytidylyltransferase, protein MNYEVVIPAAGQGKRMNAGKNKQFIELEGKPVIAHTLTVFEADPSCTGIILVINEAERDEFMDMIERYSFSKIKKMAGGGAERQESVYNGLKHASEPIVFIHDGARPFIEYPVLQELAAAAEREGAATLAVPVKDTIKRVEKGEVLETVERSSLWAVQTPQAFRLSEILHAHKDAELHHYQGTDDASLIERLQQKVHVITGSYANLKLTTPEDLLIAEAILKQRKGEINHDTNRTGI, encoded by the coding sequence ATGAACTATGAAGTCGTTATCCCGGCTGCGGGACAAGGCAAGCGAATGAATGCGGGAAAGAATAAGCAATTTATCGAGCTTGAAGGCAAGCCGGTCATTGCGCATACACTAACCGTTTTTGAAGCAGACCCTTCCTGTACGGGAATCATCCTCGTGATCAACGAGGCAGAGCGGGACGAATTCATGGACATGATTGAGCGCTATTCCTTTTCCAAAATTAAAAAGATGGCAGGCGGCGGTGCCGAGCGTCAAGAGAGTGTATACAATGGGCTAAAGCATGCATCGGAACCGATTGTTTTCATTCATGACGGCGCCAGACCCTTCATCGAGTATCCGGTCCTGCAGGAACTTGCAGCAGCAGCTGAGCGGGAGGGTGCGGCGACACTTGCCGTACCTGTTAAAGATACGATTAAGCGGGTGGAAAAGGGAGAAGTGCTGGAAACAGTTGAACGATCAAGCTTGTGGGCGGTGCAAACCCCACAGGCTTTTCGTCTTTCTGAAATCCTTCATGCCCATAAAGATGCCGAACTGCATCATTATCAAGGAACAGATGATGCCAGTCTAATCGAAAGACTGCAGCAGAAAGTACATGTTATAACAGGGTCCTATGCAAACCTGAAACTGACTACACCGGAAGATCTGCTTATTGCAGAGGCGATCCTTAAACAAAGAAAAGGGGAAATAAATCATGATACGAATCGGACAGGGATTTGA
- the ispF gene encoding 2-C-methyl-D-erythritol 2,4-cyclodiphosphate synthase, protein MIRIGQGFDVHQLTEGRPLIIGGIEIPYEKGLLGHSDADVLLHTVADAVLGAIGEGDIGRHFPDTDPEFKDADSAKLLQHVWNLVKEKGYKLGNADCTIIAQKPKMAPYIAQMRERIAFLLEADPSQVNVKATTTEKLGFTGRQEGIAAQAAVLLIKE, encoded by the coding sequence ATGATACGAATCGGACAGGGATTTGACGTTCACCAGCTTACAGAGGGCCGGCCATTAATTATCGGAGGAATCGAAATTCCCTATGAAAAAGGACTGCTTGGACATTCTGATGCAGATGTTCTGCTTCACACAGTTGCGGATGCTGTCCTCGGCGCAATTGGCGAAGGCGATATCGGCAGACATTTTCCGGATACAGATCCTGAATTTAAAGATGCGGACTCGGCGAAGCTGCTTCAGCATGTATGGAATCTTGTAAAAGAGAAAGGCTATAAACTCGGAAATGCGGACTGCACGATCATCGCTCAAAAACCAAAAATGGCTCCATACATCGCCCAGATGAGGGAAAGAATTGCTTTTCTTCTGGAAGCAGACCCTTCCCAAGTGAATGTGAAGGCAACAACTACAGAAAAACTCGGATTCACCGGACGCCAGGAAGGAATTGCGGCACAGGCTGCCGTCCTGCTTATCAAGGAATAA